A stretch of Synechococcus sp. MIT S9220 DNA encodes these proteins:
- the secF gene encoding protein translocase subunit SecF gives MAFTSPATDERPLRFPLTSRRRQVWLVSAVCLLLSLIGIVLSWTDPQIGLPLRPGLDFTGGTQIQLERSCADTCDQLSTVAVESELQQIKLPVQDGKALPKLDNARVQLLDGGQSIVVRMPALSAGQGQAVIEALETVAGPFEPGGQSVDTIGPSLGGQLLRSSLISLLVAFTGIALYITVRYDPRYAFLALVALAHDIVIVCGVFAWLGLTTGLEVDSLFAVALLTIAGYSVNDTVVVFDRIRERQRMDGDLPLSVQVDRAVSATLTRTIYTSGTTLLPLVALILFGGSTLYWFAIALALGVIVGSWSSIALAPSLLSIWPSRSGAAASA, from the coding sequence ATGGCTTTCACATCACCCGCAACTGATGAGCGACCTCTGCGCTTTCCCCTGACCAGTCGTCGACGGCAGGTCTGGTTGGTGTCTGCTGTCTGCCTGCTGCTGAGCCTGATCGGGATTGTGCTCAGCTGGACTGATCCTCAGATCGGATTGCCCCTAAGGCCAGGTCTCGACTTCACCGGTGGAACTCAGATCCAGCTGGAGCGCAGCTGCGCTGACACCTGCGATCAGCTCAGCACCGTCGCTGTTGAATCTGAGCTTCAGCAGATCAAGCTTCCGGTTCAGGATGGGAAAGCACTGCCCAAGTTGGACAACGCTCGCGTTCAGCTTCTTGATGGTGGTCAGTCGATTGTTGTGCGGATGCCAGCCCTCTCCGCAGGCCAGGGGCAGGCTGTGATCGAAGCACTTGAAACGGTGGCTGGCCCCTTTGAGCCTGGAGGTCAGTCCGTTGACACCATCGGTCCCAGCCTTGGTGGACAGTTGCTGCGCAGCAGTCTGATTTCCCTGCTGGTCGCCTTTACGGGAATTGCGCTGTACATCACCGTTCGCTACGACCCTCGCTATGCCTTTCTGGCCCTAGTGGCCTTGGCTCACGACATTGTGATTGTTTGCGGCGTCTTCGCCTGGCTCGGCCTCACCACAGGGCTGGAGGTTGACAGCTTGTTTGCCGTGGCTCTACTGACCATCGCTGGATATTCCGTCAACGACACCGTTGTCGTTTTCGACAGAATTCGCGAGCGCCAGCGCATGGATGGTGACCTTCCTCTCTCCGTGCAGGTTGACCGTGCTGTGTCAGCCACATTGACCAGAACCATTTACACCAGCGGCACCACACTTCTGCCCCTGGTTGCCCTCATCCTCTTCGGTGGTTCAACGCTCTACTGGTTCGCCATTGCTCTGGCACTGGGAGTGATCGTTGGCAGCTGGTCCAGCATTGCCCTGGCCCCTTCTCTGTTGAGCATCTGGCCATCCCGATCTGGTGCAGCTGCTAGTGCCTGA
- the secD gene encoding protein translocase subunit SecD, translated as MARQQGWFALILALAIAAAAVLSSFPLQLGLDLRGGSQLTLEVQPAGEITTIGAEQMEAVKAVLDRRVNGLGVAESTLQTVGDDQLVLQLPGVTDPTRAADVLGSTALLEFKAQKEGTQEEVQSLRQLRGQLQSVLATRSDDDAPELDPVEQDELARRQKELGLDGTATTETEQLEQLLARTNQEILDRFEPTAFTGKQLVSAGRQQQQNGSGWEVTLNFNAEGGEKFAELTQSIAGTGRLLGIALDGELISEASVGPQYKAAGISGGTASISGNFTAEDARDLEVQLRGGSLPLPVEILEVRTIGPSLGAENVRRSLIAALSGLVLVGIFMLLIYRLAGAVAVMALSLYALFNLAVYALIPVTLTLPGIAGFILSIGMAVDANVLIFERIKDELRRGNTLIRSIETGFSQAFSSIVDGHLTTLISCAALFFLGTGLVKGFAATLGIGVLLSLFTALTCTRTLLRFLMSYQGLRRPTNFLPARQLPTTAS; from the coding sequence ATGGCCCGTCAACAGGGCTGGTTTGCCCTCATCCTTGCGCTTGCCATCGCTGCAGCTGCAGTTCTTTCCAGCTTCCCGCTGCAGCTCGGACTTGATTTGCGTGGGGGCAGTCAGCTCACACTGGAGGTCCAGCCGGCCGGAGAGATCACCACCATCGGCGCCGAGCAGATGGAAGCGGTGAAGGCGGTGCTCGATCGCCGCGTCAACGGTCTTGGTGTGGCTGAATCCACGCTGCAGACCGTTGGTGATGATCAGCTCGTGCTGCAGCTGCCGGGCGTGACCGATCCGACTCGCGCCGCAGACGTTCTCGGAAGCACAGCCTTGCTCGAGTTCAAGGCTCAGAAGGAAGGCACGCAGGAGGAAGTGCAAAGCCTTCGACAGCTGAGAGGCCAGCTGCAGAGCGTTCTGGCCACGCGTTCGGACGATGATGCGCCCGAGCTTGATCCCGTTGAGCAGGACGAGCTCGCCAGACGCCAGAAAGAACTGGGTCTTGATGGAACGGCAACAACGGAGACGGAGCAGCTGGAGCAGTTGCTCGCGCGCACCAATCAGGAAATTCTTGATCGGTTCGAGCCCACGGCCTTCACGGGTAAGCAACTGGTCAGTGCAGGTCGTCAGCAACAACAGAACGGCTCTGGCTGGGAGGTGACCCTGAATTTCAACGCTGAGGGTGGCGAGAAATTCGCCGAACTCACCCAGTCGATCGCCGGCACAGGCCGCCTGCTGGGAATCGCTCTTGATGGCGAACTCATCAGTGAAGCCAGTGTCGGTCCCCAGTACAAAGCTGCTGGAATTTCAGGAGGCACGGCGTCAATCTCCGGCAACTTCACAGCTGAAGACGCCCGCGATCTCGAGGTTCAACTGCGGGGTGGTTCGTTGCCCTTGCCGGTGGAAATCCTTGAGGTGCGCACCATCGGACCGTCTCTTGGTGCGGAGAACGTCCGTCGCAGCCTGATCGCCGCCCTTTCCGGACTTGTGTTGGTCGGCATTTTCATGCTGCTGATCTACCGGCTTGCAGGTGCTGTGGCGGTGATGGCCCTCAGCCTCTATGCCCTGTTCAATCTCGCGGTCTATGCCCTGATTCCTGTCACGTTGACGCTACCGGGTATCGCTGGTTTCATCTTGAGCATCGGCATGGCAGTGGATGCCAACGTGCTGATCTTCGAGCGCATCAAGGACGAACTCCGGCGAGGCAACACCCTGATCCGCTCCATTGAAACGGGATTCTCCCAGGCGTTTTCATCGATTGTTGATGGTCACCTGACCACCTTGATCAGTTGTGCAGCCCTCTTCTTCCTCGGCACCGGACTGGTGAAGGGCTTCGCGGCGACTCTCGGCATTGGTGTTCTGCTGAGTCTGTTCACTGCTCTGACCTGTACACGCACGCTGCTGCGTTTCCTGATGAGCTATCAGGGCTTGCGGCGTCCGACGAACTTCCTGCCGGCAAGGCAACTTCCCACGACAGCGTCCTGA